The segment GTAGGAAAGCTGCTTGCCCTGAAGCTGGCGCGCCGTCGCGACGCCCGGCCGCTTGTCGCCGTCAACGTAGAAGCCGGCGCTCTGGTGCGGGTTCTCGCCGTAGCGCATCACCTGGTCGAGCCTGCCGCCGAAGGCGCGCCATGTGGGATGCTCGATCTCCAGCGCTTCGGCGAACCAGCCGGAAATCGCCGCATCATAGGTCGCGGTGCGGGCGAAGGCCTTGGCCGCCAGCTTCTTGCGGAAATCCAGCGAGAGCGAGCCGAAATTCATCTCAAGCGCGTTGAGCACCGAGGCATAGTCCTCGGGGTCTGTGACGATGGCGACATAGGCGTGGTTTTTGGCGGCGGCGCGGATCATCGCCGGGCCGCCTATGTCGATGTTCTCGACGATCGAGGCGTAAGCGGCGCCGGAGTGGCGGACATCCTCGAAAGGGTAGAGATTGGAGACGACGAGATCGATCGGCGCAATGCCATGATCGCGCATCGCCGCGGCGTGTTCGGGATCGTCGCGCACGCCAAGCAACGCGCCGTGCACGGACGGATGCAGAGTCTTGACGCGGCCGTCCATGATCTCGGGAAAGCCGGTGAGTTCGGAGACGTCGCGTACAGCCATGCCTGCCTCGGCGATCGCCTTTGCGGTGCCGCCGGTGGAGACTAGCTCGACGCCGGCCGCGGCCAGCGCCCTGGCGAAATCGATGAGCCTGGTCTTGTCGAAAACGGAAAGCAACGCGCGACGAACGGGAACGAGGTCGGGCGCGGGAATGTTCTTGGCGGCGACGGCCATGGGCTGGCGGCCTTTCACGGCTGGTTGGGAAAGTGTCCGCGCGCCGTAGCACATGAGGCCTGGAAATCAAACTGCGGGGCTACCCGCAGTCTCAGCTTTTTGCCGAATGACCGGCGATGGCCGTCCGTGTCAGTTGCCAGTGGACTTCGGAAACCTCCGATGCCTTGAAGGCCAGCACGATCTGCCGGCTGCGGCGCGGGCCGCCAAGACCGGCGAAATAGATGGATTCCTCGACCTCGGGCGCCACCTCGGTGCAGGCGAACACCCATGTGTCGGCTTCATCGGCGGTCAGCACCAGGCGGTCGTGCTGGTCCTGGAGCAGGCCAATGTCGGGATGGATGTGGAAGCGAATGGTAACGAAATCGCGGCCGTTGTTGCGGATCGCAGCATTGCCCGGCCGCAGAAGGCGATCCCTGCCGGCGAGCACATTGCCGTTCGTCGACAATTTCAGCTCGCGCTCATGCAGCAAGCCGAAGCGCGCGACATAGCCGTCATGGCGAGCCAGAAAACCTTGGCTGCCTTGCTGGTCGGTGCGCTTGCAAGGCACATGCTGCGGGCCGCCGATCAGCGGCGTGCCGAGCAGATCGTTGACGCGCAGCGAATGGCTGAAACGCGCCGATGAGGTGTCGTTGATGGTGGCTGTCGAATGGGCGGCCGTGGCGCGGGCAAGCGGCCGGAATTCGGCGGCGCCATAGGTGTCGACGCCGGCGTTGACGACATAGTGACGGCGGCCGGAAGACAGCTCGAAGGAAAGGCATCCGGCGTGCGCCGCGTTGGAAACATCGATGCGCGGTGGCGGGCCGGTATCGGCGATCACGGTGACGCCGCCCATGGAGAGGCGCTCGTAGCCCGAATGCGGTGCGTGCAGCAATGGCGCGCCGGCGGTGTCGTCGTGGCGCAGAATGGTGGCGATGCGGTTGTGGATGGTCGCGCCCATGCCGTTGAAGCGGGCGAGGCTGCCGTCCTGGTGGCGAAAGAATCGCAGCGCCGGCAGCATGCGATCGATGGCGCCCATCAGCGCCGCCGGCGGCGTTTCGGCCTGATTGGCATAGGTCTGGCGCAGCGGCAGAAGGTCGGCGAGGATTTCAAGCACGGCCATCGGATTGCGGGAAATATGGCCGCCATCCGGCAGAATCTGACGGTCGAGTTCCTCGGCGAGGTTGCGGGTCGCGCCGCGTAGCGCCGATGCCGGCGCCGGTAGCGACAGAGCGGCAAAGGCAAGCGCGATGCGGGCGCGCAGCCGGTCCTTGCCGTCCGGCATCTCGCGTGCCATCGCCCTGAGATAGCGGATCTGCATGGCCAGCGATTTCAGGAAGGCCCGGTAGAAGGGAAATTCAGCACCCTGCAGCACCACCGAGGAATGCTGCAGCCAGGCAATGACGCGCTTGGCCGTCGTGCCAGGCTCCCAGGCGACACCGGAGATATTGCTGCCATGGATGGTGATCCAGTCGGAGACCAGCGCGCGGGCATTGGCGGCGGCAAGCTCGGTGCCGGCGGCGCGCATATGGCGCAGCCAGCGAAAGCCGTGCAGGGCCTTTTGCCAGCCGGGATTGGCCACGGCGATCTGGAAGGGCGACGTGCCGCCGGTCTCGATCAGATGTCCCGACAGCGGATAGCGGCCATAATAAATCTCGAGCGCGATCTGCCGGTCGGCCAGGCGCAGGTCCGGCGGAGCGATCAACACGCGTTCCGGAGTGCGGCCGGAGTAACGCCAGCGATGGATCGGCCCGGCACGCAGGCGCCGGCGCGTCTTGCGCCAGAACTCCTTCGCGACAAGCGTCCATAGACGCGTCGTGCTGCCGACAGCGATCGCCAAAAGCCCTCCTCGTAACGCCCAATCCGACGACAAGTTTATATGATTCAAGAACTTATGCGAAGGCGAATTCCAAGGAGGCCTTGAAATTCAGCCTGTTTTCCGCAGGATTCTTGCTAAAACACTCTTCAAATTTTCAGCGTTGGCCGGCTCTGCGCATGCGGGCGGCGAAGAACCCATCCAGCCCGGACTGTTCCGGTGAGCCGAGCTCCAGATCTGCGGGCGTGGTGCGTAGCGTGCCCTGCGGCGTCAGGAACGGATCAATACCGGCGATCTCGCCCGGGCGGAGCGGATCGTCGACGATGTCAGACGCCCCGGCGAGGAAGGCGCGGTGAAGCGCCTCGCCTTCAAGCGGGTCGAGCGAGCAGTTGGAAAAGACGATGCGCCCGCTAGGCCTGACCAGGCTGACGGCGCGGGCGAGCAGCCTGCGTTGCAGATCGGCGAGTTTTTCGATGTCGGCCGCCGTCTTCGTCCAGGGCACGTCGGGATGCCGCCGCACCGTGCCGGTCGAGGAGCAGGGCGCGTCGAGAAGGACGGCGTCGAACAGTTGTTCCGGCTCGTATTTGAGCAGATCGGCCTGGACAATTTCTGCGGACAAAGCGAGCCGTTCGAGATTCTGCGTGAGCCGCGCCAACCGGTTCTTCGAGGAATCGATCGCGGTGACCGTGGCGCCGCCGAGAATGAGCTGAGCGGTCTTGCCGCCGGGGGCGGCGCAGAGGTCGGCGACGCGCAAGCCCCTGACGTCGCCGAAAAGCCGGGCCGGAAGGCTGGCGGCGGCATCCTGGACCCACCAGGCGCCGTCTTCAAAGCCGGGCAGTTCAGTGACCGAGGCGCTGAGTTTCTGTACGCGCACAGTGCCGGTCGGCAGCAGGATGCCGCCGAGCCGCTCGGCCCACAGCGCAGGATCGGTCTTGACCGTAAAGTCGACCGGCGCCTCGTGCCGATGGGCAGCGAGAATTTGCCTGGCTTTCTCAGTGCCATAGGCGGCATTGAGCCGGTCGGAAAACCATTTCGGCGCTTCGTCGGTGGCGGCAAGCGCTGCAGCCAGTTCGGCCTGCTTGGACCGCGCCAGCGTGCGCAGCACGCCATTGACGAGACCGGAGAAGCGCACCGTGCGCGGATCGGACTTGGCGTGGGTCACGGCAAGGTCGACTGCGGCGCTGTCGGGAATATCGAGGAACAGGATCTGCGCCGCTGCTACATGCAGGATATGCGAAAGCGCGGTGGCGTTGGGCGGCAGAGGCTTTTCCAGGCGGCGGGCCAGCAACCCGGATATGGTCATGCGGAAGCGCAGCGCAGTGACCAGTATGGCGCGCACCAGCGCCCGGTCGCGCAGGTCGAGCGCCTTGTATTGCGGATGGCCGTTCTCGTGGTCGGTCAGCCCGTCGAGCGGCGTTTTGGCATCGATGACGGCGGCGAGCAGCCGTGCAGCCGCCTTGCGCGCGGCGAGGCCGGCAACGGGCTCGCCGGGGCTCGCCGCATTGTGTTCATGATCGCCTGAAATTCGGTGCCGGCGTTTCGCTTCGTTCA is part of the Mesorhizobium sp. L-2-11 genome and harbors:
- a CDS encoding heparinase II/III family protein, yielding MAIAVGSTTRLWTLVAKEFWRKTRRRLRAGPIHRWRYSGRTPERVLIAPPDLRLADRQIALEIYYGRYPLSGHLIETGGTSPFQIAVANPGWQKALHGFRWLRHMRAAGTELAAANARALVSDWITIHGSNISGVAWEPGTTAKRVIAWLQHSSVVLQGAEFPFYRAFLKSLAMQIRYLRAMAREMPDGKDRLRARIALAFAALSLPAPASALRGATRNLAEELDRQILPDGGHISRNPMAVLEILADLLPLRQTYANQAETPPAALMGAIDRMLPALRFFRHQDGSLARFNGMGATIHNRIATILRHDDTAGAPLLHAPHSGYERLSMGGVTVIADTGPPPRIDVSNAAHAGCLSFELSSGRRHYVVNAGVDTYGAAEFRPLARATAAHSTATINDTSSARFSHSLRVNDLLGTPLIGGPQHVPCKRTDQQGSQGFLARHDGYVARFGLLHERELKLSTNGNVLAGRDRLLRPGNAAIRNNGRDFVTIRFHIHPDIGLLQDQHDRLVLTADEADTWVFACTEVAPEVEESIYFAGLGGPRRSRQIVLAFKASEVSEVHWQLTRTAIAGHSAKS
- a CDS encoding RsmB/NOP family class I SAM-dependent RNA methyltransferase, whose protein sequence is MVVNEAKRRHRISGDHEHNAASPGEPVAGLAARKAAARLLAAVIDAKTPLDGLTDHENGHPQYKALDLRDRALVRAILVTALRFRMTISGLLARRLEKPLPPNATALSHILHVAAAQILFLDIPDSAAVDLAVTHAKSDPRTVRFSGLVNGVLRTLARSKQAELAAALAATDEAPKWFSDRLNAAYGTEKARQILAAHRHEAPVDFTVKTDPALWAERLGGILLPTGTVRVQKLSASVTELPGFEDGAWWVQDAAASLPARLFGDVRGLRVADLCAAPGGKTAQLILGGATVTAIDSSKNRLARLTQNLERLALSAEIVQADLLKYEPEQLFDAVLLDAPCSSTGTVRRHPDVPWTKTAADIEKLADLQRRLLARAVSLVRPSGRIVFSNCSLDPLEGEALHRAFLAGASDIVDDPLRPGEIAGIDPFLTPQGTLRTTPADLELGSPEQSGLDGFFAARMRRAGQR